CTCGGCACGCAGCGCGCCGCGGGGTCGTTCGCGACGCTCGGCGTCTCGACCACGCGCGAGCGCGCGCTCTTCGACGCAGGCCTCTTCGAAGGGATCGCCAGCCGCCTCGAGGTGCTGCGCAACCGCTCCGGCGCGAGCGACCTCGAGCTGCGCTTCTCGGTGCATCACCGGCCCTGACGAAGGCCCGCGCGCTCCAGATCTAGACCACCGACTCCCGCACGAGCGCCGCCACGTCCGCGCGCGCGGCGCCGAGCTTCTCCTGCAGCGCCTCGTGCCCGTGCTTGCGCGCGAACTCCGCCTCGGCGCGCGTGATCGGCACGAGCCAGATGAAGCGCACGTTTCGCGAGGCGTCGGAGAGCCACTCGAGCTCGGGATCGAAGAGCGTCGGCAGCGCGACGAGCAGGTGGTCGGCGCTCGCGCCGGGCAGCCAGCCGTGGCCGATCTCGAGCGCCTGCCCGAGCGAGAGCGGGTAGCGATCGTCGGCGTGCAGGTTCGCGACCATCGCAAGCAGCTTCGTCGCGAGCTTCTCGGGCGCGCGCGTGAGCAGCACGAACTCGAGCCCGTAGCCGTCCTCCATCGGCGCGGCCGATGCCCCCGCCGAGAGATGGATCCAAAGATCCGACGCCCCGCCCGCGGCCGGCGCGACGCGCACCACCGCGAAATCGGCCAGGTTCCGCACCACCCCGCCCTCGTCCCAGCCAAGCGTCTCGAGCGCGCGCCCCGGGAACACCCGCGACGCGTGCGCGCGAACCGCATCGATCAGGGATTGCCCGCTCATCAGACCTCGGCCGTGTAGGGAGGCGCGGGATCGTACTCCATCGCGCGCTGCACCTGCCGCGCGACCGCGACGCCGTGGATCTGCCCGACCAGCCAGAGCGCCATGTCGATGCCGGCCGACACGCCCGCGGCCGTGACGAGATTCCCGTCGCGCACGTAGCGCACGTTCTCGAGCACCTCCGCGCCGCGCTCGCGAAGCGTCGCGACGAAGCCCCAGTGCGTGGTCACGCGCCGGCCCTTCGCGAAGCCCGCTTCGTGCAGGAGCAGCGAGCCCGTGCACACGCTGGTCACCCAGCGGCACCGCGCGCCGGTCTTGCGCAGCCAGTCGATCAGCGCCGCGTCCTCGACCTCGCGGCGCGTGCCGATCCCGCCCGGCACGAGCAGCACGTCGAGCGCGGGCGCGTCGGCGAACGAGTGGTCCGGGAGGACCCGCATTCCCTTCGCGGCGCGGATCGGCTCGTGAGAGCGCGCGATCGTGACCACGCGGTCCTCCGGCACGATGTGGCGAA
This Deltaproteobacteria bacterium DNA region includes the following protein-coding sequences:
- a CDS encoding suppressor of fused domain protein; the protein is MSGQSLIDAVRAHASRVFPGRALETLGWDEGGVVRNLADFAVVRVAPAAGGASDLWIHLSAGASAAPMEDGYGLEFVLLTRAPEKLATKLLAMVANLHADDRYPLSLGQALEIGHGWLPGASADHLLVALPTLFDPELEWLSDASRNVRFIWLVPITRAEAEFARKHGHEALQEKLGAARADVAALVRESVV
- a CDS encoding DJ-1/PfpI family protein; its protein translation is MAITTGILIFDDAEELDFVGPWEVFGMVRHIVPEDRVVTIARSHEPIRAAKGMRVLPDHSFADAPALDVLLVPGGIGTRREVEDAALIDWLRKTGARCRWVTSVCTGSLLLHEAGFAKGRRVTTHWGFVATLRERGAEVLENVRYVRDGNLVTAAGVSAGIDMALWLVGQIHGVAVARQVQRAMEYDPAPPYTAEV